One stretch of Streptomyces hygroscopicus DNA includes these proteins:
- a CDS encoding G-D-S-L family lipolytic protein, with amino-acid sequence MRVARPWTAAGIVAGGVTLALLAPSSAAPASVPTQPTQKPLPLERLFDNRAVSDDARPGDADFDGAGASLSAQDLRAAGWTPGRDIALDAARLAWPRSAGTRPDNVIADGQAVRVRGRGEALTFLVAGSSPDGLGAGASGVGTVRYRDGASRPYTLSAPDWRAGPAATKAVGLPHLNTAAGQRQETARLYAVTVPLERGRDVASVVLPRDPGPAADLHVFAAAVRQPADGWTGSWAASTAGYTKVGPWTDQTLRLVVHTSAGGPRARVRLENTFAAAPVEIGHATVALQASGAAAQGAPVPLTFGGRPGTSVPAGAQVFSDPVDFPVPADANLLVSIHLPGPVAAVPVHSQATQRSYLSAAGSGDRTGEPGAESYTGTLTTWPFLTGVDVRGGPGSVVALGDSITDGTKSTNDANRRWPDVLSRRLRGQSEIPAYGVLNAGISANRVVADRYPGEGVSTDTGGVSAQHRLERDVLAQTGARTVVVFQGINDLRRGSSAEELIAGLRSLAARMHERGLRVVGATIAPCEGESLCTADAEARRSAVNAFLRDSGGAFDAVLDFDAVVRDPGHPARILPAYDSGDHLHPGDAGLRAMAESIDLRKLVG; translated from the coding sequence ATGCGCGTCGCGAGACCCTGGACAGCCGCCGGGATCGTCGCGGGAGGTGTCACTCTCGCACTCCTCGCGCCCTCCTCCGCCGCACCGGCCAGCGTGCCGACCCAGCCGACCCAGAAGCCGCTCCCTTTGGAGCGGCTTTTCGACAACCGGGCGGTCAGCGATGACGCCCGGCCGGGTGACGCCGACTTCGACGGCGCGGGCGCCTCGCTCTCCGCACAGGATCTGCGGGCCGCCGGCTGGACCCCGGGGCGGGACATCGCCCTGGACGCGGCGAGGCTGGCCTGGCCGCGGAGCGCGGGGACACGGCCCGACAACGTGATCGCCGATGGACAGGCGGTGCGGGTGCGCGGGCGGGGCGAGGCGTTGACCTTCCTGGTGGCGGGCAGTTCACCGGACGGGCTCGGCGCCGGGGCGAGTGGTGTCGGCACGGTGCGCTACCGGGACGGGGCGAGCCGCCCGTACACGCTGAGCGCGCCGGACTGGCGGGCGGGCCCCGCCGCCACCAAGGCCGTCGGGCTCCCCCATCTCAACACCGCCGCCGGGCAGCGGCAGGAGACGGCCCGGCTGTACGCGGTGACGGTGCCGCTGGAGCGCGGCCGGGATGTGGCCTCGGTGGTGCTGCCGAGGGATCCGGGCCCGGCGGCCGATCTCCATGTCTTCGCCGCGGCGGTGCGGCAGCCCGCGGACGGCTGGACCGGGAGCTGGGCGGCGAGCACCGCCGGGTACACCAAGGTCGGGCCGTGGACCGATCAGACGCTGCGGCTGGTGGTGCACACCAGCGCGGGCGGGCCGAGGGCCCGGGTCCGGCTGGAGAACACCTTCGCCGCAGCGCCCGTGGAGATCGGCCATGCGACGGTCGCGCTCCAGGCGAGCGGCGCGGCGGCGCAGGGCGCACCGGTGCCGCTGACCTTCGGCGGGCGGCCGGGGACGTCGGTCCCCGCGGGCGCGCAGGTGTTCAGCGATCCGGTGGACTTCCCGGTTCCGGCGGACGCCAATCTGCTGGTGAGCATCCATCTGCCGGGTCCGGTCGCGGCGGTGCCGGTGCACAGCCAGGCCACCCAGCGGTCGTATCTGAGCGCGGCGGGCAGCGGTGACCGGACCGGTGAGCCGGGCGCCGAGTCCTATACCGGCACCCTCACCACCTGGCCGTTTCTGACCGGGGTCGATGTGCGGGGCGGGCCGGGTTCGGTGGTGGCGCTCGGCGACTCGATCACCGACGGCACCAAGTCCACCAATGACGCCAACCGCCGCTGGCCCGATGTGCTCTCGCGCCGGCTGCGCGGCCAGTCCGAGATCCCGGCGTACGGCGTGCTCAACGCGGGCATCTCCGCCAACCGCGTGGTCGCCGACCGCTATCCGGGCGAGGGCGTCTCCACGGACACCGGCGGGGTCAGCGCACAGCACCGGCTGGAGCGGGATGTGCTCGCCCAGACCGGGGCCCGTACGGTCGTCGTCTTCCAGGGCATCAACGATCTGCGCCGAGGCAGCTCGGCCGAGGAGCTGATCGCGGGGCTGCGGTCGCTCGCGGCGCGTATGCATGAGCGCGGGCTGCGGGTGGTCGGGGCGACCATCGCCCCGTGCGAGGGCGAGTCGCTGTGCACGGCGGACGCGGAGGCGCGGCGCTCGGCCGTCAACGCCTTCCTGCGGGACAG
- a CDS encoding arginine ABC transporter ATP-binding protein: protein MAVGEPLIELHGVNKHFGALHVLRDIDLTVGRGEVVVIIGPSGGGKSTLIRTINRLETVQSGSIVVDGRPLPDEGKELARLRAEVGMVFQSFNLFAHRTVVANVMLGQTRVRRRGKQDAERRALDLLDRVGLADQAGKFPAQLSGGQQQRVAIARALAMDPQVMLFDEPTSALDPEMINEVLEVMRQLAQEGMTMVVVTHEMGFARSAANRVVFMADGRIVEDRSPEEFFRAPESERAKDFLSKILKHTLRTERRPKRTSSLRAGEPVRVLDLTPRTAAADTFAARRMSM, encoded by the coding sequence ATGGCCGTCGGTGAGCCGTTGATCGAGCTGCACGGCGTCAACAAGCACTTCGGCGCGCTGCACGTTCTGCGGGACATCGATCTCACCGTCGGGCGCGGCGAAGTGGTCGTGATCATCGGCCCCTCCGGCGGCGGCAAGTCCACCCTGATCCGGACCATCAACCGGCTGGAGACCGTCCAGTCCGGCTCCATCGTCGTCGACGGCCGGCCGCTGCCCGACGAGGGCAAGGAGCTGGCGCGGCTGCGGGCCGAGGTCGGCATGGTCTTCCAGTCGTTCAACCTCTTCGCCCATCGGACCGTGGTGGCCAATGTGATGCTCGGTCAGACCAGGGTCCGCCGCCGCGGGAAGCAGGACGCCGAGCGGCGCGCACTTGACCTGCTGGACCGCGTGGGACTCGCCGACCAGGCCGGGAAGTTCCCCGCCCAGCTCTCCGGCGGTCAGCAGCAGCGGGTGGCCATCGCCCGCGCACTGGCGATGGATCCGCAGGTGATGCTCTTCGACGAGCCGACCTCCGCCCTCGACCCGGAGATGATCAACGAGGTGCTGGAGGTGATGCGCCAGCTCGCCCAGGAAGGGATGACGATGGTCGTCGTCACCCATGAGATGGGCTTCGCCCGCTCCGCCGCGAACCGGGTGGTCTTCATGGCCGACGGCCGGATCGTCGAGGACCGTTCGCCGGAGGAGTTCTTCAGGGCCCCGGAGAGCGAGCGGGCCAAGGACTTCCTGTCCAAGATCCTCAAGCACACGTTGCGCACCGAGCGGAGGCCGAAGCGTACGTCGTCGCTGAGGGCAGGGGAGCCGGTCCGCGTACTGGACCTGACTCCCCGAACCGCAGCAGCGGACACTTTCGCGGCCCGCCGGATGAGTATGTAG
- a CDS encoding transporter — protein sequence MFGTGIGSDVLGVLWVTTMQREIPERALSRISSYVWFGSLAFAPLGLLVAGPVAAAVGTGLALAGCAALIALATMAALLSPQGRTPRTATEAPSTAAASSDVEHPVGEEAAG from the coding sequence ATGTTCGGCACCGGGATCGGGAGCGATGTCTTGGGCGTGCTGTGGGTCACCACCATGCAGCGGGAGATCCCGGAGCGGGCGCTGTCCCGCATCAGTTCTTACGTCTGGTTCGGCTCCCTGGCCTTCGCCCCGCTCGGGCTGCTTGTCGCCGGACCCGTCGCCGCCGCCGTGGGCACCGGCCTGGCCCTGGCAGGCTGTGCGGCCCTGATCGCCCTGGCCACCATGGCCGCCCTACTCTCGCCGCAGGGACGCACCCCGCGCACGGCGACTGAGGCGCCTTCCACCGCGGCGGCTTCCTCTGATGTGGAGCATCCGGTGGGCGAGGAAGCAGCGGGCTGA
- a CDS encoding N-acetyltransferase, producing the protein MAVEMSDVPEAKRYEARGRRCGSSLRRADLPRLRKQREPGRL; encoded by the coding sequence ATGGCGGTCGAAATGAGCGACGTGCCCGAAGCGAAGCGTTACGAGGCCCGCGGACGTCGCTGTGGTTCAAGTCTGCGCCGTGCCGATCTTCCTAGGCTGCGGAAGCAGCGCGAACCCGGACGGTTGTAG